One Rattus rattus isolate New Zealand chromosome 12, Rrattus_CSIRO_v1, whole genome shotgun sequence genomic window carries:
- the Pcdh9 gene encoding protocadherin-9 isoform X5 gives MDLRDFYLLAALIACLRLDSAIAQELIYTIREELPENVPIGNIPKDLNISHINAATGTSASLVYRLVSKAGDAPLVKVSSSTGEIFTTSNRIDREKLCAGASYAEENECFFELEVVILPNDFFRLIKIKIIVKDTNDNAPMFPSPVINISIPENTLINSRFPIPSATDPDTGFNGVQHYELLNGQSVFGLDIVETPEGEKWPQLIVQQNLDREQKDTYVMKIKVEDGGTPQKSSTAILQVTVSDVNDNRPVFKEGQMEVHIPENAPVGTSVIQLHATDADIGSNAEIRYIFGAQVAPATKRLFALNNTTGLITVQRSLDREETAIHKVTVLASDGSSTPARATVTINVTDVNDNPPNIDLRYIISPINGTVYLSEKDPVNTKIALITVSDKDTDVNGKVICFIEREVPFHLKAVYDNQYLLETSSLLDYEGTKEFSFKIVASDSGKPSLNQTALVRVKLEDENDNPPIFNQPVIELSVSENNRRGLYLTTISATDEDSGKNADIVYQLGPNASFFDLDRKTGVLTASRVFNREEQERFIFTVTARDNGTPPLQSQAAVIVTVLDENDNSPKFTHNHFQFFVSENLPKYSTVGVITVTDEDAGENKAVTLSILNDNENFVLDPYSGVIKSNVSFDREQQSSYTFDVKATDGGQPPRSSTAKVTINVMDVNDNSPVVISPPSNTSFKLVPLSAIPGSVVAEVFAVDIDTGMNAELKYTIVSGNNKGLFRIDPVTGNITLEEKPAPTDVGLHRLVVNISDLGYPKALHTLVLVFLYVNDTAGNASYIYDLIRRTMETPLDRNIGDSGQPYQNEDYLTIMIAIVAGAMVVIVVIFVTVLVRCRHASRFKAAQRSKQGAEWMSPNQENKQNKKKKRKKRKSPKSSLLNFVTIEESKPDDAVHEPINGTISLPAELEEQSIGRFDWGPAPPTTFKPNSPDLAKHYKSASPQPAFHLKPDTPVSVKKHHVIQELPLDNTFVGGCDTLSKRSSTSSDHFSASECSSQGGFKTKGPLHTRQCNSHSKNDLIPVTHQKCPSSTGFHIQENEESHSESQRRVTFHLPDGSQESCSDSGLGDHEPVGSGTLISHPLPLVQPQDEFYDQASPDKRTEADGNSDPNSGSSLEL, from the coding sequence ATGGACCTGAGGGATTTTTACCTGTTGGCTGCTCTGATTGCCTGTTTAAGGCTGGATTCCGCAATAGCTCAAGAACTTATTTATACGATTAGAGAGGAATTGCCCGAAAATGTGCCCATAGGAAATATACCAAAGGATCTGAATATTTCTCACATCAACGCTGCCACAGGGACGagtgccagccttgtctacaggcTGGTTTCTAAAGCTGGGGATGCCCCTCTGGTGAAAGTATCCAGTAGCACTGGGGAGATTTTCACAACCTCCAACAGGatagacagagagaaactctgtgCCGGAGCTTCTTATGCTGAGGAGAATGAGTGTTTCTTTGAACTTGAGGTGGTGATCCTCCCCAATGACTTTTTCAGACTGATCAAAATCAAGATCATTGTCAAGGATACCAATGATAATGCCCCCATGTTTCCGTCTCCTGTCATCAATATTTCCATCCCAGAGAACACTTTGATCAACAGTCGCTTTCCAATCCCATCAGCCACAGACCCTGACACGGGCTTCAATGGGGTACAGCATTATGAATTGCTGAATGGGCAGAGTGTTTTTGGACTGGATATCGTGGAAACTCCGGAGGGAGAAAAGTGGCCGCAATTGATCGTTCAGCAGAACTTGGATAGAGAACAAAAAGATACCTATGTGATGAAAATCAAAGTGGAGGATGGGGGCACTCCACAGAAATCCAGCACGGCCATACTCCAGGTCACAGTAAGTGATGTCAATGACAACAGGCCAGTGTTTAAAGAGGGTCAAATGGAAGTGCATATCCCAGAGAATGCTCCTGTGGGGACCTCTGTGATTCAGCTTCATGCTACTGATGCAGACATAGGCAGCAATGCTGAAATCCGGTACATCTTTGGTGCCCAGGTCGCCCCTGCAACCAAAAGACTCTTTGCTTTAAATAACACAACTGGGCTGATTACAGTTCAGAGGTCCTTAGATAGGGAAGAGACAGCCATTCACAAAGTGACAGTGCTGGCTAGTGACGGCAGCTCCACTCCTGCCAGAGCCACCGTTACCATCAATGTCACAGATGTAAATGATAATCCTCCAAACATAGACCTCAGGTACATTATAAGTCCCATCAATGGCACCGTGTATCTCTCTGAGAAAGATCCAGTCAATACAAAGATTGCCCTAATTACAGTTTCAGATAAGGACACGGATGTGAATGGCAAAGTGATCTGTTTTATTGAAAGAGAGGTCCCATTTCATCTGAAGGCAGTGTATGACAACCAGTATCTGCTAGAGACCTCGTCTCTGCTGGACTATGAGGGCACCAAAGAATTCAGCTTTAAAATCGTTGCCTCTGATTCTGGGAAGCCCAGTTTGAATCAGACTGCCCTGGTAAGGGTTAAGCTTGAGGACGAAAATGACAACCCACCAATTTTCAACCAGCCTGTAATTGAGCTGTCAGTTTCTGAAAACAACCGACGTGGGTTATACTTAACAACTATTAGTGCTACGGATGAAGACAGTGGGAAAAATGCAGACATTGTTTATCAGCTTGGACCGAATGCCTCCTTCTTTGATCTGGACAGAAAGACAGGAGTTCTGACAGCCTCCAGAGTCTTTAACAGGGAGGAACAAGAGCGGTTCATTTTTACAGTAACTGCCAGGGACAACGGGACCCCTCCCCTGCAGAGCCAAGCAGCCGTGATAGTTACTGTTCTGGATGAGAATGACAATAGCCCCAAGTTCACTCATAATCATTTCCAGTTTTTTGTGTCTGAGAATCTGCCAAAGTATAGTACTGTGGGGGTAATCACAGTGACAGACGAGGACGCTGGCGAGAATAAAGCTGTGACTCTTTCCATCCTAAACGACAATGAAAATTTCGTGTTGGATCCCTATTCGGGAGTCATAAAGTCCAATGTCTCCTTTGATAGAGAACAGCAGAGTTCCTACACGTTTGATGTCAAAGCCACTGACGGAGGACAGCCACCTCGGTCCTCTACTGCAAAAGTAACTATCAATGTCATGGATGTCAATGACAATAGTCCAGTTGTCATTTCTCCACCATCCAACACCTCCTTTAAGTTGGTGCCCCTCTCAGCCATTCCTGGTTCCGTGGTTGCTGAAGTTTTTGCTGTGGATATTGACACCGGGATGAATGCAGAACTTAAGTATACCATAGTGAGCGGGAACAACAAAGGATTATTTCGGATTGATCCAGTAACGGGCAATATCACCTTAGAAGAAAAGCCGGCACCTACTGACGTGGGCCTGCACCGTCTCGTGGTCAACATAAGTGACCTGGGGTACCCTAAGGCTTTGCACACGCTTGTGCTTGTATTTCTTTACGTGAACGACACTGCTGGAAACGCCTCGTATATATATGACTTGATCCGTAGGACTATGGAGACCCCGCTGGACAGGAACATAGGAGATAGTGGTCAACCTTATCAAAACGAGGACTATCTCACCATCATGATTGCCATCGTGGCCGGGGCCATGGTCGTCATCGTCGTGATCTTTGTCACAGTGCTGGTGCGCTGTCGCCATGCGTCGAGGTTCAAGGCTGCTCAGAGGAGCAAACAAGGTGCTGAATGGATGTCCCCAAACCaggagaataaacaaaacaagaaaaagaaacggAAGAAAAGAAAGTCGCCCAAGAGTTCTCTTTTGAACTTTGTGACTATCGAAGAGTCCAAACCTGATGATGCGGTTCATGAACCTATCAATGGGACCATAAGCCTGCCTGCTGAGCTAGAGGAACAGAGTATAGGAAGATTTGACTGGGGCCCGGCCCCTCCAACAACCTTCAAGCCTAACAGCCCTGACCTGGCCAAGCACTACAAATCTGCCTCTCCACAGCCTGCGTTTCATCTCAAACCAGACACTCCAGTTTCCGTGAAAAAGCACCACGTCATTCAAGAGCTCCCTTTGGACAACACCTTTGTTGGGGGCTGCGACACCCTTTCCAAACGCTCCTCCACTAGTTCAGATCACTTCAGTGCCTCAGAGTGCAGCTCCCAAGGAGGCTTCAAGACAAAGGGCCCCTTACACACCAGACAG